The genomic segment GCCGGGTGTGGGTTCTCGGGCATTCTGTGTACGGGTTGATGAGTCCGTGCCGCCGCCAGCCTACCGTTGCCAGCCAAGTGCGCGCCTTCGCCACGGGCGCGCGCTCGATTGTCCCCGCCGCTGCCGCGTCGTGCCACCCGTCGAACCAGCGCGCCGAGGAGCAGGGATCGAGCCCGTGAAGCCCGCGGGCGTGCTTCGCCACGTTCTGCAAGAGGCCCCACGTGCGTCAGGTCGGAGGGCAAGGCTCCGGCCTGGGCGAACGCAGCGCACGTGATGCCGTGAGCCGGCGCGACTGTGCTCGGCGGGTGGCGCTCTGCGAAAACTCAGGTGACCGAGCGGCGAGCGCTCCGGCGCCGATGACAGCCCAGGTAAGGCCGGACGCGCAGGAGAAGTACGTCCCCAGCCCGCCAGCGTTCAGCTGAAGTCCCCGGTCTACCTGACGATCGTCAAAGGCGTGAAGCAGAAGGGGATGAAGAACGATCTGGGCGGGAGGCGGCGCAACCTGCTGGGCCGGGGCCGCCTCCCTCACCCGTCGAAACGCCGTCCCCGGTCAGACTGATCCACTACTCGGCAGCCCCGGCTCCTACGCCGCCAGGAAGTCCTGGTCCAGTATCTGCTCGAGGGTGAACGGACACCGGGACGGGAACTTGTCCGCGCGCAGGCCCGTCTCGACGGCTGTGCGCGTCACTGCCCGCGCGTAGTTCCGCGGAAGATCGTGCAGAAGCCTTGGCCGCAGGCTCGGACTATCGCGGAGGAGGTCGTCGATCTCGGACCGCTGCGTGACGAGCGTGGTATGCCACGAACGGGTCCGCTTCTTTGGCTGGAGCTTCCACTTGAGTAGGTGCACGAGTACGACCCGCAGCCTACGATTGACCTCCCTCAAGTCCCGCCTGCCCATGTCCTCGATCTCCTGGGCCGCGTGCTCGACGTCGACCTCGTCGAAGCGACGCGCTCGGAGGAGCGCCGCCGTACGCTGGGTCCAGGCGAAGAAGTCGGCGTCGGACGCTGCGGCGCTGTCAGTCGCTGCGGGGCGGGACTTCACACAGTCACTGTACGAGGGCCGCACGGGCGGGGCAACCACGACGGGCCGTTGACCGCCGGCCGCCTGATTGCATACGGGGAGGCACCATGACCCCACGGACCACCGCGATCGTCGTCGCCTTCGTGATCGTCCTGCTCGGCGTGGCCGGCCTCATCTATCCCGAACGCGTGCTCGGCCTGCTCGGCTTCGCCGTGCAGAACCCCGCGCACGCCGCCGCCGCGATGGGCGAGGTGCGCGCCACCTACGGCGGCCTCTTCCTCGTCATGGGCCTCGCAGCGCTCCTCGGGGCGCTCGACCCGGTGGCGCGTCGCGGGCCGCTCCGCCTGATCGGTCTCCTCTGGCTGGGCGCCTGCGCGGGCCGGTTGCTCGGCGTCTA from the Deltaproteobacteria bacterium genome contains:
- a CDS encoding DUF4345 domain-containing protein: MTPRTTAIVVAFVIVLLGVAGLIYPERVLGLLGFAVQNPAHAAAAMGEVRATYGGLFLVMGLAALLGALDPVARRGPLRLIGLLWLGACAGRLLGVYLDGNPGLPGWGAVGFELLVGAALVVAAGRAPVVLHEAPVAAAAPPA
- a CDS encoding DUF29 domain-containing protein codes for the protein MKSRPAATDSAAASDADFFAWTQRTAALLRARRFDEVDVEHAAQEIEDMGRRDLREVNRRLRVVLVHLLKWKLQPKKRTRSWHTTLVTQRSEIDDLLRDSPSLRPRLLHDLPRNYARAVTRTAVETGLRADKFPSRCPFTLEQILDQDFLAA